CAATGGAAGAGATCGTCTCCCTGGTCAGTTTGCTGCGCAAAACCCCGGCAGTCCTGAGCGGCGAGGCCGGCAGCTTTGCCCATCCCCCGGACAGCAATGTTTATCCGGACTTCAATGCCTGGCAGAAAACCGGCTTCGGCGAACTGCTGCTCACCCGCAACCAGGACCTGGTTTCGGCTGTCTGTGCCTCGCGTCTGCCGCTTTTCTCCCTCTCCCATTATCAAAGCGGTTTGCTCCATGCAAATCTTGCCATTGATGAAGAAAACCCGGATTTTCTGCAAACCTTGATCAGATTGGACCAGGCAGCGGATCTGGCCCGCCACAACCCGGAATCTTCGCCCTTACCGCCGGATCTTCAGCTTCCGGCACAAACATCATATTCCCTCTTCGCGGAGTATTACGACACCTACATGTCCCATGTGAACTATGAGGAATGGGTCGACCTGATGCTCACCTGGTATAAGCAGTTCTCCAAACAGCCAGCCAGAAAGGTGCTCGAATTGGCCTGCGGAACTGCCAACGCTGCCGAGATCCTTGTTTTCAGGGGCTTTGAGGTCGATGCCTGCGATAAATCGCCCCATATGCTGCACAAAGCGGATACCAAGGCCTTCAAACCAAATCTGTTCCTCAATTCCCTCACCGATCCCCTGCCGCGCAAGGATTACGATTTCATCTTTTGCCTTTTCGACAGCATCAATTACCTCACCCAAAAAGCGGCGATAAAGACTTTGCTGAAGAACGTGCGGGAAGCCCTGCGCCCCGGCGGGATCTTCATTTTTGACATCTCCACCCTGTTCAACAGCCTCGATAATTTCAACAACACCACCAACTTCACCCGGGTCAAGGACGGATACCTTGTCCAGATCTCCACTTTCGAAGCCCTCTCCAACCGCCAGATCACCCATCTGATGCTGTTTCGCAGAAGCCTATCGGGCTATGACAGGCTGGAGGAAAGGCACGCCCAAAGGGTTTACCGCTCTCCCGAGCTGGCAGAGCTGACCGCCTCATCAGGCCTGAAACTCAAGGCCATCTTCAATCCGGAAATGCGCACCAACCTTCTGCAGAAGATGAACGCGGACATAGACGAGCGCTACTACCGGCTCTTC
The sequence above is drawn from the Candidatus Syntrophosphaera sp. genome and encodes:
- a CDS encoding class I SAM-dependent methyltransferase, which gives rise to MAKLAIIALFRPEHRHLAQVWKFFPFRKDTDYLYLHAGSEDELPRHERLAAISFSGQPREAVSSIQKYLQKHKLTRLCFASLASYRLWAEVLGLPSISLYGSKKLSLADVSGLAEGTMEEIVSLVSLLRKTPAVLSGEAGSFAHPPDSNVYPDFNAWQKTGFGELLLTRNQDLVSAVCASRLPLFSLSHYQSGLLHANLAIDEENPDFLQTLIRLDQAADLARHNPESSPLPPDLQLPAQTSYSLFAEYYDTYMSHVNYEEWVDLMLTWYKQFSKQPARKVLELACGTANAAEILVFRGFEVDACDKSPHMLHKADTKAFKPNLFLNSLTDPLPRKDYDFIFCLFDSINYLTQKAAIKTLLKNVREALRPGGIFIFDISTLFNSLDNFNNTTNFTRVKDGYLVQISTFEALSNRQITHLMLFRRSLSGYDRLEERHAQRVYRSPELAELTASSGLKLKAIFNPEMRTNLLQKMNADIDERYYRLFFLLQKDE